From Variovorax sp. J2L1-78, the proteins below share one genomic window:
- the tssG gene encoding type VI secretion system baseplate subunit TssG yields the protein MRRDPTAIELGLQDLLLRLREAPWKFGFTSLMRRLAAVHAAQPRIGLASRPQQEPFRLGQTAALIFAPREIAEVVLPGDADAPVMPGAPALRVGNNAAVPVVRLYGLGLLGPNGPLPLHYTEMVRDRTENHNDSTLADFLDLFHHRYLTHMYRAWSQSQAAAGLDRADDETFSRYIAQLTGHDPLEIRASVLPAHARMAASTHLSREARNPDGLAQTLARFFAVPVRLEEFVMHWIRIDDEDQTHLGQPRTSSVMGVGAIAGEVVADRQNKFRLVLGPLQLDQYLRFTPQGKDLPLLVEWVRGFVGYEFVWEVELRVRADSAPPARLGDTEKLGWSTWLGGSKAAGFGVTSRAMRAAPSDGYAVGMVFEPEQYLRPGYGA from the coding sequence ATGCGGCGCGATCCGACCGCCATCGAACTCGGCCTGCAGGACTTGCTGCTGCGGCTGCGCGAGGCGCCCTGGAAATTCGGATTCACGTCGCTGATGCGTCGGCTGGCGGCGGTGCATGCGGCGCAGCCGCGCATCGGCCTGGCCAGCCGCCCGCAACAGGAGCCTTTCCGGCTGGGGCAGACGGCCGCGCTGATCTTCGCGCCGCGGGAGATCGCGGAGGTCGTGCTGCCCGGCGATGCCGATGCGCCGGTCATGCCCGGCGCGCCCGCGCTGCGCGTCGGCAACAACGCGGCGGTGCCGGTGGTGCGCCTGTACGGCCTCGGCCTGCTCGGCCCCAACGGCCCCTTGCCGCTGCACTACACGGAGATGGTGCGCGACCGCACCGAGAACCACAACGACAGCACGCTCGCCGACTTCCTCGACCTCTTCCATCACCGCTACCTCACGCACATGTACCGCGCGTGGTCGCAGAGCCAGGCCGCGGCGGGGCTCGACCGCGCGGATGACGAAACGTTCAGCCGCTACATCGCGCAACTGACGGGGCACGACCCGCTGGAGATCCGTGCGTCGGTGCTGCCGGCCCATGCGCGGATGGCGGCCTCCACGCACCTGAGCCGTGAAGCACGCAACCCCGATGGCCTGGCGCAGACACTGGCGCGCTTCTTTGCGGTGCCCGTTCGGTTGGAGGAGTTCGTCATGCACTGGATCCGCATCGACGACGAAGACCAGACCCATCTGGGCCAGCCGCGCACCTCCAGCGTGATGGGTGTCGGCGCGATCGCGGGGGAGGTCGTGGCCGATCGGCAGAACAAGTTCAGGCTCGTGCTCGGCCCGCTGCAGCTCGACCAGTACCTGCGCTTCACACCGCAGGGCAAGGACCTGCCCTTGCTGGTGGAGTGGGTGCGCGGCTTCGTCGGCTACGAGTTCGTCTGGGAGGTCGAGCTGCGGGTGCGCGCCGACAGCGCGCCCCCCGCTCGCCTGGGCGACACCGAGAAGCTCGGGTGGTCGACCTGGCTGGGCGGATCGAAAGCGGCCGGCTTCGGTGTGACGTCGCGCGCGATGCGCGCCGCGCCATCGGACGGCTATGCCGTCGGCATGGTGTTCGAGCCCGAGCAATACCTTCGCCCAGGCTACGGCGCATGA
- the tssF gene encoding type VI secretion system baseplate subunit TssF, whose amino-acid sequence MDPHLLDYYNRELVYMREMAGEFAASHPKVARRLGMHGIEVDDPYVERLIESFSFLSARMQIKLDAEFPRFTQRLLEVLYPNYLSPTPSMAVAQLHPSVSEGDFTRGFRVPRDTAFHAKVPAGEETPCEFRSSQDVTLWPIEIVDAKLTGAPPDIPALERYVPPHVQVTGALRLRLRMLGEGHFDQLDGLDRLPIYLRGNEQIASHLFELLHTSAIATFTGEPGQLTQRPHVVTEGALVHEGLEPGQGLLPLEWNTFHGHNLLHEYFACPERFYFFTLTQLAAGLKRVAGREAEVLVLLTKPPGTLGGLVDAGQFALFCTPVVNLFERRTDRIELNSAQPEFHLIPDRSRPLDFEVYAVRDIVGQQAKTTAAMAFRPLYQTLNEDEGNYGRYFSVRREPRLASDTSRKYGTRTPYVGTEVFLSLVDQNEAPYPEGIRYLSVKALLTNRDLPCLVPRDGTSDLAVADSIPVSGVGLIRAPSTPKSPFAQREVAWRLIRQLGFNHLPLADMPHREGAQALRDMLRLFVASDNDVQRRQIESLVGSRIEPVTRRLPGAGPLIYGRGVQCTLSVDEEGFSGTSPYLFGLVLEHYLSRHVSINVFTQTVLESMQRGSVARWPVRMGGRGIV is encoded by the coding sequence ATGGATCCGCATCTGCTCGACTACTACAACCGCGAGCTCGTCTACATGCGCGAGATGGCGGGCGAGTTCGCCGCCTCGCACCCCAAGGTCGCCCGGCGCCTGGGCATGCACGGCATCGAGGTGGACGACCCGTATGTCGAGCGCCTGATCGAGTCCTTCAGTTTTCTGTCGGCGCGCATGCAGATCAAGCTGGACGCGGAGTTCCCGCGCTTCACCCAGCGTCTGCTCGAAGTGCTCTACCCGAACTACCTGAGTCCGACACCATCGATGGCGGTCGCACAGCTCCACCCGAGCGTCAGCGAAGGCGACTTCACCCGCGGCTTCCGTGTGCCGCGGGACACCGCCTTTCACGCGAAGGTGCCGGCGGGGGAGGAGACACCATGCGAGTTCCGCTCGAGCCAGGACGTGACCCTGTGGCCGATCGAGATCGTGGACGCCAAGCTGACCGGTGCCCCCCCCGACATCCCGGCGCTCGAACGCTACGTGCCGCCGCACGTGCAGGTCACGGGCGCCTTGCGCCTTCGGCTGCGCATGCTGGGGGAGGGGCACTTCGACCAGCTCGACGGCCTCGACCGCCTGCCGATCTACCTGCGCGGCAACGAGCAGATCGCGTCGCACCTGTTCGAACTGCTGCATACCTCGGCCATCGCGACCTTCACCGGCGAGCCCGGCCAACTGACGCAGCGGCCGCACGTGGTGACCGAGGGTGCGCTCGTGCACGAGGGACTGGAGCCCGGCCAGGGCCTGCTGCCGCTGGAATGGAACACCTTCCATGGGCACAACCTGCTGCACGAATACTTCGCGTGCCCGGAGCGCTTCTACTTCTTCACGCTGACGCAACTGGCGGCCGGGTTGAAGCGGGTCGCGGGCCGCGAGGCCGAGGTGCTGGTGCTGCTGACCAAGCCGCCTGGCACGCTCGGCGGCCTGGTCGACGCGGGGCAGTTCGCGCTGTTCTGCACCCCGGTGGTGAACCTGTTCGAGCGCCGCACCGATCGCATCGAACTGAACTCGGCGCAGCCTGAATTCCATCTGATTCCCGATCGTTCGCGACCGCTCGATTTCGAGGTGTACGCGGTGCGCGACATCGTCGGCCAGCAGGCGAAGACGACGGCCGCGATGGCGTTCCGCCCGCTCTACCAGACCCTCAACGAGGACGAAGGCAACTACGGCCGCTACTTCTCCGTGCGGCGCGAGCCGCGCCTGGCGTCCGACACCTCGCGCAAGTACGGCACGCGAACGCCCTATGTCGGCACCGAGGTGTTCCTGTCGCTGGTGGACCAGAACGAGGCGCCCTATCCGGAGGGCATCCGCTATCTGTCGGTGAAGGCGCTGCTCACCAACCGCGACCTGCCCTGCCTGGTGCCGCGCGACGGCACGTCGGACCTGGCGGTGGCCGATTCGATTCCCGTCTCGGGAGTGGGCCTGATCCGCGCACCGAGCACGCCCAAGTCGCCTTTCGCCCAGCGCGAAGTCGCATGGCGGCTGATCCGCCAGCTCGGCTTCAATCACCTTCCCTTGGCCGACATGCCGCATCGCGAGGGCGCGCAGGCGCTGCGCGACATGCTTCGCCTGTTCGTCGCGAGCGACAACGACGTGCAGCGCCGCCAGATCGAGAGCCTGGTCGGCTCGCGCATCGAACCGGTGACGCGTCGCCTGCCGGGCGCCGGACCGCTCATCTACGGGCGCGGCGTGCAATGCACGCTGAGCGTCGACGAAGAGGGCTTCTCGGGCACGAGCCCCTACCTGTTCGGCCTGGTGCTGGAGCACTACCTGTCGCGCCATGTGAGCATCAACGTCTTCACCCAGACCGTGCTCGAGTCGATGCAGCGCGGCAGCGTCGCACGCTGGCCGGTGCGCATGGGCGGCCGGGGCATCGTCTGA